Genomic DNA from Salvia miltiorrhiza cultivar Shanhuang (shh) chromosome 1, IMPLAD_Smil_shh, whole genome shotgun sequence:
GTtttaatacttattttttataaacacaaaatttattattatattataaactttaattaatatttatgactaaaaattgaaatttaaaaaaattatataccttaactttgaattaattaacccaaataatctattattaattcaaataaatataaaaaattaattataaaccctaattggatgagtgaacccttgttaattatctttatattatattaaagcataataaattaaaagtgaagaaaaaataattaaaaattatactaataaattaagagtggtacacactaaattatGAGACAAATGATCTCATTTGGTAGTTTTGTAAGGCCACCTTACTTGTTTTGCGGTTGCTCACATAGGATGTTCAATGTAATGCCAGTTCGGGACGATAATGATTAATGAGTCGGATATTCATTTATTAAGCATTTTCAAATATgaattcatttataatttatttatttatattcgtCTCAAATCCTGATTAATAAAGTAACTTTACCATTCTCATATCTATATAGTACTAATACCTACttaaattcatttaaatttgtaaaaaaatctaaataattgAATGTGAGTTATTATCATAATAATTAGACACACACGGTCCTGGTAAGTAGTGGAACACTACAAAGTAAATACTATTACTAACATGATTAGAAAATAATGAAAGATTATAAATTGAATTTCAAGcctaaaataagaaattatacagtctaatttaatttgttgcaaggaaaataataatttaaataactagtGACTACATTAGGTGAAGAAAAGTTATAAGTAACACATTAATATCAATAGAAATTATTTTCATACCTAGTGGCCAATTTGTTAGGTAGAGTAGAAAGGTTCAGTGAAGCGTGAATATGGCTCTAGTGACGTTAGCGTTGAATTACCTCGAACTTTTCTTCCCACATCGAATATGATAAGAAAGTCACATTCGAAAGTTTAGTATAAAAGAGGAGGTCAGTGGATGTAGAAGCTCATACCTTTCTCGGCCTTTTGGCTAAGATCAAGTGTAGTATCTGTTCTTATCAGTTTAATATCTGATATGTGGGCCATCGGCCCACAcgatattaaatttatttcttgaggGGGAAGGCCCATCAAGATAGCTTGCTATCTGGGTCTTCAAGCGTCGCCCATGCGTTGCACTACTGCACGGGCCCGGCGCACCCCACCAAGCCCAGTCCAATGTTTTCACATATAAATCTCTAAGAAGACAAATGGAATGCTTTTTGCCTTGATGTTTCttgtattatatataatgtCAACAATGAATTATATGAGCATTTGGTAATGAATTTACACAATATTGTTCCCTACAATAGGACAAATTTATATGACTCAATTCAATACAAACTGCTTCGCTATATAGTACAAGTAGTAAATAAAGTAAGTTTCCCCTGAATCCTGATATGTGAAAAAGGTAAGAAATGTAACACAAATATCTTAATGAGAGGCCAAAATTTTTCTTCATTTAGAAGGTATCCTATAGGAGGGATCGACCATTTTGAGGACGAAGAGATTGCCTTTGTCACCTCTTGAAACTCTGCCACAACCAAATACGAATACTTAGTTAATAAGTTAGTTAAGATATGAAGGTGGGATTTGTGTTTTACCTCAAGTCTTGATCCAAGTAGGTGATCTCGAGCTCACCTACAGCACTCTCAGGAGCTTTAACAGGTATCTGCAAACTACACCATTATCACATCTcaaatattaatattgattttagCTCACCAATTCTTGACTTACCAAACCTCCAATCTTGAAAAAGTCGAATTTCACAGCCACCTTCTTCGCATTCAGAGGTGTCAAATCTGCAGTAACCTGCACAACATCATATATCTAAGCTAAGATAGATTCGACAAAAAGTTCAATGTGAATAAACGCATGAATTCGTGGAGAAATCTGAAGATGCATTGACAATAATGAAGCGAAGAGGTGACCTGATTGAAGAAGGGTGCAGATTCCATGTTTTGAGCTCGAAGGGTATCTGCGTTGATTGCTTGGAAGTTCCTTCTACTTCTCAACAACTTGGGCCTCTGTAATTCGCAAATTAGCAGAAATTGAAATATGTTGAGAAATGAAGATGCGAAGAACAAGTCATACAGTGGTCTGCAAAATAGATTGCGAAGTGGTGTAGATGAGCTCCCACTTTCCGTTTAGCAGATCAGACTTGAGCGGCTCTTTTGTTGGATTTGCTGCTTCTAGTTTCCGAACTATCTACAATCAAAACAAACCAAACACAATCATATTTGAGAGCAAGAAATTCAAGaaactaacaaaaaaaattacctgATCGATAAATTTCTGATCTTGAGGGGTGGCTTCAGCACCGCGATCGAGGGGGTCGATGGCTTCTAGAAGCTCTTGCTTGATGGCTTCAGCGTTCTTGGCCTTGTTGTTGTTGAGCAAACCAGTGAAGAAGGAGACATTTGCCCTCCATTTATGCACAGCTGCTGGAGTTGACAGAGAGCTGTTGTGGTGATTGGCCGGAAAAGGGGCGGCGGCTGAGGGGTGGTGGAGGTTGGGGAGGAAGGAGGAGGTGGAGTGAGTGGTGAAGGCTGGAGAGAGAGTGGATAAGGCCATGGGAGTGTGGT
This window encodes:
- the LOC131018761 gene encoding probable plastid-lipid-associated protein 4, chloroplastic isoform X1, which produces MALSTLSPAFTTHSTSSFLPNLHHPSAAAPFPANHHNSSLSTPAAVHKWRANVSFFTGLLNNNKAKNAEAIKQELLEAIDPLDRGAEATPQDQKFIDQIVRKLEAANPTKEPLKSDLLNGKWELIYTTSQSILQTTRPKLLRSRRNFQAINADTLRAQNMESAPFFNQVTADLTPLNAKKVAVKFDFFKIGGLIPVKAPESAVGELEITYLDQDLRVSRGDKGNLFVLKMVDPSYRIPSK
- the LOC131018761 gene encoding probable plastid-lipid-associated protein 4, chloroplastic isoform X2 — translated: MALSTLSPAFTTHSTSSFLPNLHHPSAAAPFPANHHNSSLSTPAAVHKWRANVSFFTGLLNNNKAKNAEAIKQELLEAIDPLDRGAEATPQDQKFIDQIVRKLEAANPTKEPLKSDLLNGKWELIYTTSQSILQTTRPKLLRSRRNFQAINADTLRAQNMESAPFFNQVTADLTPLNAKKVAVKFDFFKIGGLLLRVL